One window from the genome of Alkalihalobacillus sp. LMS6 encodes:
- a CDS encoding PaaI family thioesterase → MSNPLMDVIHFKKEPPPCDTLIGVEMIEAQGGIARAIWRPTDQMLNGNGVIMGGFVSSAADVAMAYAISSLINDKQVFASVNLNVAFHRPALPGEIEVKAVVEKFGRTMSYVTADLYQNDKLVASGVSSVLVHEVND, encoded by the coding sequence ATGTCGAATCCTTTAATGGATGTGATTCATTTTAAAAAAGAGCCGCCACCGTGTGACACGTTAATAGGAGTAGAAATGATCGAGGCACAGGGGGGAATCGCCCGAGCCATTTGGCGGCCAACCGATCAAATGTTAAATGGGAACGGCGTCATCATGGGTGGCTTTGTTTCCTCTGCAGCCGATGTGGCGATGGCCTACGCCATCTCTTCACTTATTAACGATAAGCAAGTATTTGCATCTGTTAATCTGAATGTTGCTTTCCATCGACCAGCGCTTCCAGGGGAGATTGAAGTGAAAGCTGTTGTTGAAAAATTCGGGCGGACAATGAGCTATGTAACAGCCGATTTATATCAAAACGATAAACTAGTTGCAAGTGGTGTTTCGTCGGTCCTTGTGCATGAAGTGAATGATTAA
- a CDS encoding SDR family NAD(P)-dependent oxidoreductase has translation MKKKLQDKVAFVTGSASGIGEASAKEFAEQGARVVLVDVNEEGKTLEQELKENGHDALFIKTDVTDEHSLKSAIDQAVDHYGQLDIMFANAGIGSKGDIHELETEDWQKVIDLNLTSVYLSNKFAIQQFLKQETGGAIVNTGSIHSLVAKEGIGAYSAAKGGVKLLTQQVASRYSRDGIRANAVAPGYIETNLLKSAGEEGLAELKKLHPIGRLGQAEEVAKVVAFLASDDASFVSGALVPVDGGYTIV, from the coding sequence ATGAAGAAAAAACTACAAGACAAAGTTGCTTTCGTAACAGGTTCAGCAAGTGGAATTGGAGAAGCATCAGCGAAAGAATTTGCTGAACAAGGTGCTCGTGTCGTACTTGTCGATGTGAATGAAGAAGGAAAAACCCTTGAGCAAGAACTTAAAGAAAATGGGCACGACGCCTTATTTATAAAGACCGACGTAACCGATGAACACTCATTAAAATCAGCAATCGACCAAGCGGTTGACCACTATGGCCAATTAGATATTATGTTTGCAAATGCAGGTATCGGTAGCAAAGGCGATATTCACGAATTGGAAACTGAAGACTGGCAAAAAGTCATCGATTTAAATTTAACGAGCGTATACTTATCAAATAAATTTGCGATCCAGCAATTTTTAAAACAAGAAACAGGCGGAGCGATTGTCAACACAGGCTCCATTCATAGCTTAGTGGCAAAAGAAGGAATTGGCGCTTATTCAGCCGCAAAAGGGGGCGTCAAACTTTTAACTCAACAGGTTGCTTCACGCTACAGCCGTGATGGCATTCGTGCTAACGCAGTGGCTCCTGGCTATATCGAAACCAACCTACTTAAATCTGCCGGCGAAGAAGGTTTGGCTGAACTCAAGAAGCTTCATCCGATTGGTCGTTTAGGACAAGCAGAGGAAGTTGCAAAAGTGGTAGCATTTTTAGCTTCAGACGATGCTTCTTTTGTTTCAGGTGCATTAGTTCCTGTTGATGGTGGGTACACAATTGTATAA
- a CDS encoding histidine phosphatase family protein, whose amino-acid sequence MIIVVRHGQTDWNVQKRLQGRNGLSLNEEGIRQAYAAKDALQNHVIDFVYSSPQSRAVQTAEIITGFKPIIDNRLDVFDLGEADGLFKHDVHFSKRIPDPLLYKGIENVGTYVERVFSFMEELRQCMGNQTVLIAGHRCTTGMIGAYFNGIPDDQNIFRYSAENGQFHIYYEGNLT is encoded by the coding sequence ATGATCATTGTAGTGCGACACGGGCAAACAGACTGGAATGTACAAAAGCGTCTACAAGGAAGAAACGGTCTCTCTTTAAATGAAGAAGGTATTCGGCAAGCTTATGCTGCAAAAGATGCTTTACAAAACCATGTAATAGATTTTGTTTATTCATCTCCTCAATCACGAGCCGTTCAAACCGCAGAAATCATTACTGGATTCAAGCCAATAATCGATAATCGATTGGATGTCTTTGACCTGGGAGAAGCGGACGGACTATTTAAGCATGATGTCCATTTTAGCAAAAGAATCCCCGACCCCTTATTATATAAAGGAATTGAAAACGTTGGCACTTATGTTGAAAGAGTGTTTTCTTTTATGGAAGAATTGAGACAATGCATGGGTAATCAAACAGTCTTAATCGCGGGACACCGATGCACAACTGGTATGATTGGTGCTTATTTTAACGGGATTCCTGACGATCAAAATATTTTTCGTTACTCAGCTGAAAACGGGCAATTTCATATTTATTATGAAGGCAACCTTACATAA
- a CDS encoding MBL fold metallo-hydrolase codes for MKKTFIITTVFLLALAACGQEETPSESIQDQSFEANEQRLDVHFIDVGQGDASLVTWEHEEETFSLLVDAGDWNDRSAVDYLHEQGIEELDLLIGTHPHADHIGQMADVINEFHVAEAWMSGDETDTLVFERTLDAILENDVDYHEPRAGEEFDLGGATIEVLHPESVSGDLNNGSIVMKLTYGEISFLFTGDVEHQAEQDMLERGANLEATVLSVPHHGSNTSSSDAFIEAVQPTYAIYSAGLENAYNHPADDVLQSYESIGATIYGTDENGTIIASTNGQEVKITTNQNQAENHTSCINVNTATAEELEGISEIGPDRAQQIIELRPFSSVDELMTIDGIGEARLNTIKEEGIACVGE; via the coding sequence ATGAAAAAGACATTTATCATCACAACAGTTTTTCTTCTTGCTTTGGCAGCATGTGGACAAGAAGAAACACCTTCTGAATCCATCCAAGATCAATCGTTTGAAGCGAATGAGCAACGATTAGATGTGCATTTTATTGATGTTGGACAAGGAGATGCGTCCCTCGTTACGTGGGAACATGAAGAGGAAACTTTTAGCCTTCTTGTTGATGCAGGAGATTGGAATGATCGTAGCGCTGTTGATTATTTACATGAGCAAGGAATTGAAGAACTAGATTTACTTATCGGCACGCATCCCCATGCCGACCACATTGGTCAAATGGCAGATGTGATTAACGAATTTCATGTAGCAGAAGCGTGGATGTCTGGAGATGAAACCGATACGCTCGTGTTTGAGCGTACGTTGGATGCCATTTTAGAAAATGACGTTGATTACCATGAGCCTCGAGCAGGAGAAGAATTCGATCTTGGTGGTGCAACGATTGAGGTATTGCACCCCGAATCTGTATCGGGTGACTTGAACAATGGTTCCATTGTGATGAAACTAACGTATGGGGAAATTTCTTTTTTATTCACTGGTGATGTTGAACATCAAGCTGAACAAGATATGCTTGAGCGTGGAGCGAATTTAGAAGCAACGGTGTTAAGTGTGCCTCACCATGGCTCAAACACTTCTTCATCGGACGCATTTATTGAAGCCGTACAGCCTACCTACGCTATTTATTCAGCTGGTCTAGAGAATGCGTACAATCACCCGGCGGATGACGTATTACAATCTTACGAATCCATCGGCGCAACCATTTACGGAACCGATGAAAACGGTACTATTATTGCGTCAACAAATGGACAAGAAGTGAAAATCACAACAAATCAAAATCAAGCCGAAAACCATACAAGCTGTATTAATGTGAATACGGCAACTGCTGAAGAGTTGGAGGGGATCTCAGAAATAGGTCCTGATCGAGCCCAGCAAATCATAGAGTTACGACCCTTTTCATCTGTAGATGAATTAATGACAATAGATGGAATTGGTGAGGCACGGCTTAATACGATTAAGGAAGAAGGGATCGCTTGTGTCGGAGAATAA
- a CDS encoding DUF3006 family protein, giving the protein MSENKYHGVVDRVTNDLAIILVDSIKKQFERRVEKLPKNIKEGSWLLLRLNDDQTEIVDATLDPAKQEQKHQTIQDKLNKVKAKSNKKSKLKKKNQ; this is encoded by the coding sequence GTGTCGGAGAATAAGTATCACGGAGTTGTTGATCGCGTCACAAACGATTTAGCCATCATTCTCGTTGACTCGATAAAGAAACAATTTGAACGACGTGTTGAAAAGCTACCAAAGAACATAAAGGAAGGTAGCTGGCTACTATTGAGGCTAAATGATGACCAAACAGAGATAGTCGACGCAACACTGGATCCTGCTAAGCAAGAACAGAAACACCAAACCATTCAAGACAAACTCAACAAAGTAAAGGCAAAATCCAATAAAAAGAGTAAACTCAAAAAGAAAAACCAGTAG
- a CDS encoding RHS repeat domain-containing protein, translating to MCRKHFYAYDGLDAVSETDQSGKNASASKYAKNGNLTEESHELATAANLLANSRFEDGTASWTRMDKSSNGTYAVDKHSAGKLAGPNSLKLTMQSDITEHAYQAATQVVDALPDVSYTLSSLIKTDTVNARAFLNVEALDASGKRIQWIDNRHSHLVGKQNWAERQLSFVTPANTAKLRVYLEIEKVKPTASGSAWFDQVQLERAEVSSSFNPIQNSSFLNNLTSWSGSGGSVDSAGFDDKKSVKIVKTSAQDVSEYKQTVTLNQAATEEAMDLTFTGLSKAENVKSTNYGLKAKVFYTDGTTADFGPATFPEGTNDWNRTALKLTKSKPITKVDVSFFIQGSGTAWFDDMRLLEGNVIKKQTFDSQGNYVTKVEDELGFTTSSVFDTYGNETESTDALGKKKIFTYDLANQLKQLKLDNGTSISYSHDKNGNMLSKSIAPSSGQAQVFTYEYDTAGKLMKTVGPFNDVVTNQYDANSNLIKTTTPNGHTTELTYDGTDRMATKSYNGQIAYRFTYDKNGNELTVKDEKANGTKVRTFDKKDRMVTLAERTGKQEWNYSETSDKLNTFVFTHGTFKQTNTYEYNKKEQNIRMKDGDATYHFDYDEKGNVKTFSSGNRTGASFTYDPRGLVTALTVGSEVGAPFLEEFMTYDANGNRTSIKDGSGKAISYTYGALDQLMSETLRDGTKNEFTYDGFGNRTSVKTTKNGQTTETKASYNVYNQLTSMGNESFTYDKNGNRLTDGTYSYTWDAADQVTAVTKKGETKPFVTYTYDEDGRRIQKAVGTTVTNYHYDGDSLNVLYETNGSNTVTKSYTYSDAGQLVAMKKGSVKYYYHYNAHGDVIGISDKDGNRLATYEYDAWGNPLKADETASVKDNAYRYAGYQYDHETGMYYLMARYYEPKHGVFLSLDPDPGDEDDIITQNGYTYANNNPVMLVDPDGHYVWALVGGAIGGISSYKAARAKGARGWKLVGATAGGAALGAVGGVGLKAAKGWYNTARHWNRGTFKTSRSSLNYHHRKHVVKNNRSYSKKRYTDMSRAFYRSNKDRREPVVLSNKKKGYKIKNGAKGGYYLRNGKTVTFWNNKWRKRR from the coding sequence GTGTGTAGGAAACATTTTTATGCGTATGACGGTCTTGATGCTGTATCGGAAACCGATCAAAGTGGGAAAAACGCATCGGCGTCGAAGTATGCGAAAAACGGAAACCTAACAGAAGAAAGCCATGAACTCGCAACCGCAGCAAACCTTCTCGCAAATAGTCGATTTGAAGACGGTACAGCAAGCTGGACGCGCATGGACAAGAGCTCAAATGGAACCTATGCCGTTGACAAGCATTCAGCTGGAAAGTTGGCAGGACCCAATTCATTAAAGCTGACGATGCAATCAGATATAACGGAACATGCTTATCAAGCGGCAACGCAAGTGGTCGATGCCTTACCAGACGTTTCCTACACCTTGAGCTCGTTAATCAAGACAGACACGGTCAATGCGCGTGCGTTCTTGAATGTAGAAGCACTCGACGCCAGTGGCAAGAGAATTCAGTGGATTGACAACCGTCACAGTCATCTTGTCGGCAAACAAAACTGGGCAGAGCGGCAGCTTTCGTTTGTCACGCCAGCAAATACCGCAAAACTACGTGTCTATTTAGAAATTGAAAAGGTAAAACCAACAGCAAGCGGTAGCGCATGGTTTGACCAAGTACAGCTAGAGCGAGCGGAAGTATCATCTAGCTTTAATCCAATTCAAAACTCAAGTTTTCTTAACAATTTAACAAGCTGGAGCGGTTCTGGCGGCTCGGTTGATAGCGCTGGATTTGACGACAAGAAATCCGTTAAAATTGTGAAAACGTCTGCACAAGATGTTAGCGAGTACAAACAAACGGTTACGTTGAACCAAGCAGCAACCGAAGAAGCGATGGATTTAACGTTCACGGGCCTTTCAAAGGCAGAGAACGTCAAATCAACGAACTACGGCTTAAAAGCAAAAGTCTTTTATACAGACGGCACGACCGCAGACTTTGGACCAGCGACGTTCCCAGAAGGAACGAATGACTGGAACCGAACAGCATTAAAGCTAACAAAGAGTAAGCCAATTACGAAGGTAGATGTTTCTTTCTTTATTCAAGGTAGTGGAACGGCCTGGTTTGACGACATGCGTTTGCTAGAAGGAAACGTCATTAAGAAACAAACGTTTGATAGCCAAGGAAACTACGTCACGAAAGTAGAAGACGAACTAGGTTTCACGACATCAAGTGTGTTTGACACGTATGGCAACGAGACAGAATCCACCGACGCCCTTGGGAAAAAGAAAATATTCACTTATGATCTAGCCAATCAATTAAAGCAGCTAAAGCTTGATAACGGCACAAGCATTTCGTACAGCCATGATAAAAACGGCAACATGCTGTCAAAGTCGATTGCGCCATCATCAGGTCAAGCGCAAGTCTTTACGTACGAATACGATACAGCTGGTAAGCTCATGAAAACTGTTGGACCGTTTAATGATGTTGTAACAAACCAATACGATGCAAACAGCAATCTCATTAAAACAACAACACCGAACGGGCACACAACCGAATTAACGTACGACGGCACAGATCGAATGGCGACGAAAAGCTACAACGGCCAAATTGCATACCGCTTTACGTATGATAAAAACGGCAACGAGCTTACGGTTAAAGACGAAAAAGCAAACGGAACGAAAGTCCGCACGTTCGATAAAAAAGACCGTATGGTTACGCTTGCCGAACGAACAGGAAAGCAAGAATGGAACTACTCAGAGACATCCGATAAACTAAATACGTTCGTGTTCACCCACGGAACTTTCAAACAAACGAACACGTATGAGTACAACAAAAAAGAACAAAACATTCGCATGAAAGATGGCGACGCGACGTACCATTTTGATTACGATGAAAAAGGTAACGTTAAAACGTTCTCATCTGGAAACCGCACAGGCGCAAGCTTCACGTATGATCCACGTGGTCTCGTTACCGCCCTGACAGTTGGATCAGAAGTTGGCGCACCATTTTTAGAGGAATTCATGACGTACGACGCGAATGGAAACCGTACCTCCATTAAAGATGGTAGCGGGAAGGCAATTTCGTATACGTACGGCGCCCTTGACCAGCTCATGAGCGAAACGTTACGCGACGGCACGAAAAACGAATTCACCTATGACGGCTTCGGCAACCGAACGTCAGTCAAAACAACAAAAAATGGGCAAACGACAGAAACAAAAGCAAGCTACAATGTCTATAATCAGCTGACAAGCATGGGCAACGAGTCGTTTACGTATGATAAGAACGGCAACCGATTAACAGACGGCACGTACAGCTACACGTGGGATGCAGCCGATCAAGTGACAGCGGTCACGAAAAAAGGCGAAACGAAACCATTCGTCACGTACACATACGATGAAGACGGACGCCGCATTCAAAAAGCGGTTGGTACAACGGTTACCAACTACCATTACGACGGCGACAGCCTCAACGTCCTCTATGAAACGAACGGTTCAAACACCGTGACAAAGTCGTACACGTACTCCGACGCAGGTCAACTCGTTGCGATGAAAAAAGGAAGCGTCAAATACTACTACCATTACAACGCCCACGGCGATGTCATTGGCATTAGTGACAAAGACGGCAACCGACTTGCAACGTATGAGTACGATGCGTGGGGTAACCCACTGAAAGCCGACGAAACCGCATCGGTCAAAGACAACGCATACCGCTACGCAGGCTACCAATACGATCATGAAACCGGCATGTACTACCTGATGGCCCGCTACTACGAGCCAAAGCACGGCGTGTTTTTATCCCTAGACCCAGATCCAGGTGATGAAGACGACATCATTACGCAAAATGGCTATACGTATGCGAATAATAATCCGGTGATGTTAGTTGATCCGGATGGGCATTATGTTTGGGCTTTAGTAGGTGGAGCTATTGGAGGAATAAGCTCTTATAAAGCAGCGAGAGCAAAAGGTGCCAGAGGTTGGAAATTAGTAGGCGCAACAGCTGGCGGTGCTGCGCTCGGTGCTGTAGGTGGGGTTGGATTAAAAGCAGCAAAAGGTTGGTACAACACTGCGCGTCATTGGAATAGGGGAACGTTCAAAACTAGTAGAAGTTCATTAAACTATCACCACCGCAAACATGTTGTTAAGAATAATAGATCTTATAGTAAAAAGAGATATACTGATATGTCTAGAGCTTTTTATAGATCTAATAAAGATAGAAGAGAACCCGTAGTGTTATCCAATAAGAAAAAAGGATATAAAATAAAAAATGGAGCAAAAGGAGGTTATTATTTGAGAAACGGAAAAACTGTAACCTTTTGGAATAACAAATGGAGGAAGAGAAGATAG